A portion of the Candidatus Dadabacteria bacterium genome contains these proteins:
- a CDS encoding site-2 protease family protein, which yields MFSFDPYQIAITAVVILFVLTVHEFSHALAADALGDDTARRLGRLTLNPLAHLDFLGTALFFIAGFGWAKPVPVNPYNLRNPKKDMIVIAAAGPLSNLLTAIIGGFVIRAAMEGGLLMTQTGELVRAILVLLVFYSIALAVFNLIPIPPLDGSRILYGILPDGIAEFYARFEKVGMLVLFGIFIFAREGAMRVLWGPVDWMFRLFTGMGIF from the coding sequence GTGTTTTCATTTGACCCTTATCAGATTGCGATTACCGCCGTTGTCATTCTGTTTGTGCTGACCGTGCATGAGTTCAGCCATGCGCTTGCGGCGGACGCCCTTGGCGATGACACTGCCAGAAGGTTGGGGCGTTTGACTTTGAACCCTCTCGCGCATTTGGACTTTCTTGGAACGGCGCTGTTTTTTATCGCCGGTTTCGGGTGGGCAAAGCCCGTGCCGGTCAATCCGTATAACTTGAGAAATCCCAAGAAGGATATGATAGTGATAGCCGCTGCGGGGCCGCTTTCAAACCTGCTGACGGCAATCATCGGCGGTTTTGTTATCAGGGCTGCGATGGAGGGCGGACTGCTTATGACTCAGACGGGCGAACTTGTGCGGGCGATACTGGTTTTGCTTGTTTTTTACAGTATTGCGCTTGCAGTTTTCAATCTGATTCCCATACCGCCGCTTGACGGCTCGCGGATACTTTACGGCATATTGCCGGACGGGATTGCGGAGTTTTACGCGCGGTTTGAGAAGGTCGGGATGCTTGTGCTGTTCGGGATTTTTATATTTGCAAGGGAAGGGGCGATGAGGGTTTTGTGGGGGCCGGTGGATTGGATGTTTCGCTTGTTCACGGGGATGGGGATTTTTTGA